TTCTATTGCGAATTGGAACTGTTCCGGTTTTCAAGAGTGTGGTTTCTTTCGTGTTTGGGTTGACTGCAGTTTAGTTTGCCTTGGGGTTTGCGTGGATCAATATGATTCGCTCCATCATTGATCAAGAATGGGTGGCTTCTATATTAACAGTGTCAGATTGATTTCTTCTCCAAGAATTGCACTACTCCACTACTCATACCCCTCGCTTCATGCACTCCATAAGACATTTGAAATCCATGCACATATCTAAGACTCTGTGCAACAAATGTGAGACAGCAGCCGTCTGATCTAGGGAGCCTGTAGGAAATAAGGGGAATTATAGGCGTCGGTCTCTCCTCGTTCGTTTTCAATGATTCTCCAATTCGTCTGTTGCTTATTTAGAAGAGAGGTGTAGATGGAGTTGCAAATCAAGGTCGCCCAGGCTGTTCACGCCCTCAATCATGACTCTCAGTCCCGCAACCGCGTGGCTGCTAATCAGTGGCTCGTCCAGTTCCAGCAGACAGACCTTGCTTGGGATGTCGCCATCTCCATCCTCACTTCCGatcatcatcgtcatcatcaCCTCGTTCTTCATTCACTGCTTACGGTTTCTGCTCTCAGTTTACTGTTCAGGACAGAAATACAATAAATAGCAGCTCTCCTAGTGTTTGTGATGGTTATGTGGCATTGTTTGTTCGGATGTTTGGGCTAGATAATGATCCTCTTGATAGGGAACAGGCAATAGTAGCATTGTGGAAAATATTCACTTGGAGGAAAGTAGTATATTGATGCCATAATGCAATTCCGAGGCTGCTTAAATCTCACAGTAAATCTCCTTAAATCAGGCTCCAGTTGTACTTGTGAAGCAGCTGCAGGCCTTCTTCGAGAAATATCTTCAATTAATCTATACAGAGAGTCAGTAGCAGAAAGTGGGGCAATAGAAGAGATAACTGGTTTGTTGAGGCATTCTTCCTTGACATCTGAGGTGAAGGAGCAAAGTATTTGTACTTTATGGAATCTGTCTGTAGATGAAAAGCTCAGAATGAAAATTGCTAACACTGATCTTCTGCCGCTAGCAATCAAGTCCCTGGAGGATGAGGATATTAAAGTGAAGGAGGCAGCTGGAGGGGTTTTGGTAAATTTGGCACTAAGCAAATCTCTTCACAGCATCATTGTTGAAGCAGGTGTTATTCCAAAATTGGCAAAGCTTTTAAGAATTGATGTAGAAACGCATTGCTGGAACTTGCTAAGGATGAATAAAATAGAATTCTCATCATTGAGGAGGGTCTTGTCATAGTGCCAATGATTGGTGCGGCTGCCTACAAGGCCATGACACCAGGTTTGTACTCGTGGCCTTCTTTACCTGATGGTACGAAGATCGAACAGAGTTCCAAAGCTCCCTCAAAGTATGGCTCCTCTTAATTACTCCTTAGATTCAATATTGATGACAAGAATGCCGAAATAGATAAAAGCAAGATAAATGCAGTAGTTGGGCGTACACAGCAACAGTTTCTTGCTCGTATTGGGGCTATAGAAGTGGAAGATGAAAGAAAATCCCAATCTGTATCCACAAGTCAGCAGTTTACACTTTTGCCATGGATGGATGGTGTTGCTTGGTTAGTTCTGATTCTTGGGCTTGAAGATGAGTTGGCCATTTCAAGAGCTGCAGAATCAATTTCTGATGCATCTATTAATGAGCATATGCGGATCTCATTCAAGGAAGCTGGAGCCGTGAAGCATCTAGTTCGACTTTTAGACCATAATAATGATTCGGTCAGATTTTCTGTAACTTGTGCTTTGGAAAGGTCAACAACAGCATCTGCCAGCTAATTGAATCTGAAGGTGTTATGTATCCTTTACTTAATGCTCTGAAGCACTCAGGGACATCTGAAACTTTGATGGAAAAGACTTTGGATATTTTGGCACGGATTTTAGACCCTGGTAAAGAAATGAAATCAAAGTTTTATGATGGACCAGTTAATGGATCAAAGAAGGGATTGAATGCAATGGGAAGCCCTGATGCCACTATTTGATTTGTTGGAAACATGGACGAGACAGCTGTATCAGAATCAACTACAGGGAAAGATGTCATGGACTCTGCTGTCATTACTCGCcttattgaaattttaaagaCCCAATCCCCAAATTTGCAGAGAAAAGCACCTTCCATCCTTGAGTTCCTGACAATTATTGAGCAACACTTGGACACAATCCTTTCAGTAGACATTGAATCTGGTTTGGAAGCTGTTTTCCAACAGAAGATTTTGGACTATACAGAATCTGATACGGATGATCTGGAGCTTACATTCAGGAGTGGGAAAACTTGTGGTTAAGGTTTGTATAGGATTTAGTCTGGTAATATAAGAACAAGAGGAAAGCAATCCGGCGGATCATCAACCATTTGGTGACTCATTGACATGCATGGAGAACGTCTTTAGATTAGAAAAGACTGCAGAGTTTTGGCTCTCCATGACTCCATTTTCATCATTGGAAACCAGTCCATAAGAAAGTGAAAAGCATATCAGAACTCCAGCTTTCCAGTGTGTAGAAAAGGACAGAATGGCAGATGCAGTCGCTGAAGAAATGTTGATTCAAATTGAATTCTGCTTAATACAGGATCGGGCAGCCCACTGTCAATCCCATGAAAAACTGGGATGTATCCTTAAGAAATAAGCCACGCATTGGGGAAAGTGGGGCTGCAGATTTGATTCCAAAAAGGTGCAGCTGCACCATGGCATTGCATATAGACATAGCCGGCTCCACTCCTTTGGCCACATTGGTGCATACCTCTTCCTCTATTTGTTTCTTTGATTGAGAATTTAcagttttaaattgaattttcaaatccttttcAATTGAATAATTCTAACTTTAAAAATCCATCTCTAGATTTCTTCTAAGCAATAAGAATcctcattttcaatttattttttgctgCCAAATTTCTTTCCcacatgcattttttattttattttatttctttcttttttcatgattttgttgatttttaacaagcatgaacaaacttcatgtatccaaacaatggaattcataaaatcaactcatgcaaaattaattagggctttggaggGGGCTCAACATTCATGATTttctcttcaatattgtttgttCGATATCTTTGATTGTGCTTCCTCTTTGTGGTACATGAGATGATTTTACACCTATCATTGAGCCAACCTTGTTCCTCATTTTAGCGCTTAACTTGCTACCCAGGTACGCCTTCTATCAccactttctaaattttgtgaaTATGTTTGTCACTGTGAACTACATCTATGTTTGATAGCACTTGGatgtcttgatatttgtttcattgttcaattattttttataaagtgcTTGTTGAATGATATactatttgaactaactttgatgtttttgTGATAACGCTTAAGAAGCAGTCCAGGTACACACCTTAAATCttttttatgatttgtgattggttttcttgtttggcatgctattttttgaaatcacctagccaacctaggtatctataataaactaattaattaccctatttccctcaacttagttaatagagacctttgtagggcttagaagagtactaccttttagaggtaccttcccaataggtaacttgatccccggacctagactcgggtttttcaaaaacacgcttttccaaaaattatggagtcgcttctttagggttttatttcttattttatttttcctttaaaaaaaataaaataagtggcgactccaacttttcaaaaactaatttttttaccaaataaaagtgagtctcgcaACTGAGTAGGGGTGCATGtgaaaatgcgggtccacaataaGACCCtatacttaatttataaaagatataatattttcaaagtaCTATTCAATCATCTCTTAAGCCTTAGGAAAAAATTTCGAGTGCATTGAGTTTAAAACTTGCATTTCATTTTGGTACATCTTTTAATCCTAGTTTCTATGCATTCATTTGTGCCAAATTTGTAAACTAAGAGTTTATCTttgtaaaatcaaaattataaaccTTATGAAGGTGAGCTCAAGTGTGGTGTATCACTAAgatattactttaaaaaatttaaatgtggggtatcacttaaaaggaaaaaatttatgTAAGTTATCACTTAGGATTTGTCAAGTATAAGGTATCACTTGGGAACTTCAAGAGTGAGACATCTCTAGAGAAAAATTATAAGGCTACGTTTGGTTAACATGATAAAATAGGATaggatatgtatattttaagatatcatatctcattggatatgaaatatatattttaggatatgatttccaattatattatatatcatttgatatatgtatcctatgaacataatattataaGGTAGTATAtcaatgagatatgttatgttaAATTacgtttatatttaatttatgaaacgaataaaaaataatataaaatatgtattctttttaatgtttaaaataaaattatatcactttctaatattttttatttaaaacaatgaaatttctcttatatctaaaaatatttatgattaaaatatttaaaccttataaataaaagtttttatattgtattattcaatatataaaaataatttatatatcatatattaatattattttataaatatttttaaattttcttttttaaccataaatttaatttaaaataaaataaattattttacaaaatgagtatataaaaaaaatgataaaaataaataaatttgtgacATATAGGATATGTATATCACATATCTTACCATGAAATTAACATAGCTTATGTTGaagggataaaaaaaatgtagataatatataaaaaaaggtaaataacaTACCCCACCACTTATTCTATCTCATATTTGGTTAAACATTGGATAAGATAAATGATGACATAATTTATCTTATCCCATCACTAACTAAGCATGAAATAGAGTTTAATATTCTCTCTCTTATCCTATCTCTTACTATATCGAACTAACCAAATATGACTTAAGTGTTTATTGGAGTTGGTTAATTAAATCCGTGTTAAATATAGGGGTGCAACTTGGGTGGGAACTAACCCAAATCAAACTTGACTATTAGACAAGGTTGggtaatcatttttaatatcttaattgAATTTGTATTAAGTTTTTTCCAACTCCAACTTAATTTGTATTAGACTTAGACCTAGTTTGGACAATTGAACATAACCCAAATCGGATTTAATATGTTGGTAATATTTACCTCAtattatctaatatatataatcaaatattatcttcaaatatCTTATAGATATTGTGTTTCTTTATTAAACTATGGATTATAAGGGGATACATTGTTATAttagaataatttatttgataattattaaatatattagaatAGGTTAATaaaccattttaaaataaaagatattgggcaattattattaatatttggaTTGGGTTTGATTAGGTTTTTCCAACCCTAACTCAATTTGGATTAAACTTGGACCAAGGTTAGGAAAACCCAAACATAACCCAAACCTTATTTAGTATGTTGTGatatttgtaatttatattCACCTATATAATcgttttcaatttatttatgttttttataattttaagaaaaatatcatattataactatatcatatactttttcttttttcttaaaagatatataatttaattttactctttttcaattattttaaattttatttcgtttattatttaaatattgatataaatatatagaaaaaaaatataatccaaCCAACTCGAAAGAGAGATTGGATTGAATTCCGATTGAGTACCTTAAGTTGCAATTGTagttatataaaattttactcaAATTTctttccaccattttttttttttttttttgttaatgaaaactcaaccaaacaagattttacaaatttcactttctaaaagcattttttgcttttttaagATAGAcgaatttaaaagaaataaaaattgtttataaaaaaatgaaaactataaaaTGTTTACCAAACTTTAGTAAGGAAACTGTTTCAAAGTATTAGGAGCAATGCATTCTGCCCATCccaaaatcacttcctaacactccatttgatagtgattctaggaagtaCTTTGAACttaaaagtgattttgaaaaatcagttgtaatattgaaaaatcacttatagtgttttCTAAAGAAACACTTCATAAATGATTCACCTTAAAACATTTCTTAAGAAAACACTTCGAATAGAAACACtctcaaacacactcttaagaGTTCGTTAAgaataattttaggaagtgtttttagcttaaaaaatgtttataaaaaataatagatgtTTGGTgaaatttaggaaacacttttaaaattctgaaaaatcactttgatatatatatatttgtaaacaCTTGATGGATGATTTTCCAAAAACCACTTTATGATAAAACACTtacactataaatattttaggaagaaacactatcaaacatactctGATATAACTATCACTAAAGAAACACCTGGCATGAAAGAAGGAAAGGAAGATTAATGACCAAGAGAAATGCATGTTGGCGAGCACATTATTACAACTGTTAAAGTATTAATTCGATGAATTAATGGTGATGTCTTTACATCTTGCTCCATTATCTGCAAGCACagagaagaagagagaagaaaaattacAAGTCCATTCACATGGTAGAATGGGAAGTGAAGAAGAAATAGTCATGGTGATCAGCTCTGAGTTGCTTCAGCCAGGAATCTGCAGCACAATGAAGGTAAACCATCTTCTCATGATCAGAAGTCTGTGGCTTTATCCAAAGGTTGCCTTGCATCTTGTATGTAGCCAAGCCAAAGGGATGAAGGGAAACCCTGCTACTCCTCTCTCCCTTAGATTCCCCTTCTCTGCAAAAACTGCTTTTCCTTTTGTCGCCATCATCATCCACATCCACTACAACATCTATGGGATCAAATAATTATAGTTATAGGTTATAACATGTGTCATATACTTACCCAATTCATATTCTTAATCTTACTTTAGTAGACAATTAGTATTAATTATCCTTGTATTGATTATGCAAATACCTTGGAAAGATGAAGACAACGTATGGTATGTGAGGAAGCATGTGGACAAGTCCTTCACATTTCTCCCCAGTGGAATATGATAAATAGGATACCTAATGAATATTCAACCCAGAAAGATAATGCCTTCATGTTGTTAATAACTTCAAAGATAAACGTTTCAACAATACCAGttataagaaaaagaataaattcaCTCAACTAAAGACATGCCTTTGACATCTCATATAGTAGGTCACTCACAAATTTTCATAGGGCCATGCTTGCTTGGGTGAAAGTACTAttgatagagaaaaaaatacaataaataaataaataaataaaaattttcatgtttggttttattgtgaaaaatacaaaagaaagtcaaaaatataattaaaataaacaagaaatttatagacacacacatatatatatatatatatatatatatatatatatatcaaagttacataagtaaaatgaatttgaaataagatatgaaaataatttattgattttaaatctattttttatttttttcattttttttcttctatttttttttttttttcgttttcttttcctcaaactttctagaaccaaatataatctaaataatttttaaattctcttatttgattaAATCGCTTTACCCCATGATTGGTATTAACCCTTGATTTTAACTCTTTATTTCAAGGTTTCTCTTCACCAAACAAAAACACCAATATCATCACAAAATTCTactaattttctaaaaatttgatTACATTAATAACATGATTATAAGCGTGTTTGACAAGATTTTAAGAGAACACTTCTAGTAAAAGTACTTTTGAAGAACAACCAGACAtttgacaaatttgaaaaatcacttttaaaaaattgaaaaaatcatttataatgtttCTAAATAAGCATTTGATATACATTTCtcctaaaaatattcttaaagcaaatatttttactaaaaatgcttcgaataaaaatattgtaaatgtACTGTGTATCCTTACCAAGCTACAGCCATCCAACTAGCTGGAGAGAGATCCACACTCTTCAATGTCATCAATGCAGGATAATTCTTACTTAGTTCAACTATCTGAAACCAAACACATGGAGTCAACATCACATTCTTCTCacaactcaaaaataaataCCATATCCAgacctacatttttttttactgaaaaaTAGAATGAATTAAGGAACTTAAACACATAATAACCACCTTGTCCATGAGTGGGATCCTCCAGTAAGGAGAGGACATCTCATTATGCTGCAAGTAAAGGTAGCCAAGGTGATTTTTCATAGACAAGGAACCCTCAGGGTCAGAAGTCAAATCATCAGAAATGGTGTCCCAAGTTTTGCTTGAGTTGTTGCTTAGAGATCTTGACAATTTATCATTCTCACTATCATCACTCCAACAATCACTCTCAGGATCTGCAGTGTCACTGTCCTCCTTTGGAGTCCTACATCAAAacagtcaaaaaaaaaaaaaaattgccattTTTACCACGGATTCATCAAAAAGGGTAATGGAACATGGAGATCAAGAACATGATTAATATCTTATAGACCTGGGAGTGGCCAGAGATTTGCTGGTGTAAATATGAATAGCAGATAGATAAGGAACATAGTATTGCATAATGTTTTCTCCACCATCCAACTTGAGTGGGATTCCAATCCCATATGCACTCCATTCATCATAGCAATCCCAAAGATCTGCCAAAGTGAAGTAGTCAATTTTATCCTGGCCAGGTAGTCTCCATCTGTTGTTTAAATCTTGAACACAATCCTGCATAAATGGATATTTCTTTTTCCCTTGAGCAAAGCAAGAAAGAAAAGTAATTGGACTTAAGACTGTTAAACATTGGAACAAGGTACAAGTATTACAAATGCAAGAAGGAAAACGCAAAAAAATACTATGGATATATTTGTTcgtactaagaaaagaaaaaaaaatattaagaaaaataatttcctcatatttgatttctttaaaaaaaattaaaaataatattaaatatgattaaaactaatttaaaatttatatattttcaaattatttaatttttatgtataagaaaagaaacatgtgaaatgagtttaaattagcatgtaaaataatttattgattttcaatccatcttttatttttcttatttctttccttctacgtttcctttttgttttctttccctCCTTAActtttctaagaaccaaacatagcttatatatattttttctttttcatgtacATAGATTAATTACATTTTGAGTCCATTGGACGGTGATTCTATAAAAcacttttagtttaaaaaatgcttttgaaaaaaaagttaagtatttgataaaatttaaaaaaaaaaaaaacagtttcaaaaatcagaaaaaatgagttatagtgttttttagataaatatttgataagtaatttttctaagaacatttttagagaaaacacttttattatACTTCGAGTAGAAACACTATCAAACTCTTCATTTCTCATGATTGTAGACCTTAATATTTTAGGTTACCTGAGAAAGGGATTGTGAAGGAACAATTGGAGTTACTCCATTAAGAAAGCATTCAAGATTTGAATGCCAGGTTGTAAGAGAATCCATTAATCCCTGCAACAAAATCATCACACCATGATATAACCAAACAGATGGTATAAATATCAAACTTGGTTAAGAGGAATAGAATCTTGTACATATCATCAACTtccattaataaattataaaaatatgttattaacagtctatttgataataattttaaaaaatatttttagtctttttaatatttgaaaaataaaaaatttctaatattaaaaagGTTTGTACAAAAATTCTTTCCTTGAAATTGAATTAAGTGGAAAAGGCAGATTTCAACTATTGCATTATGTGAATTATATGTCATGCTACAACATCTATTAAAGAAGCTGGTGAAGagacaaattaaattatttcaaaaatatgagGGAGAAgttggaaaaataattgaaacgATAAAATCAAGTACAGAAAAATTCTAGAGAGAGGGTGATAAAAATTTGAGACAGAAAAAAGAAGGATATCTCAAGTAATTTCCAAAAGGAGCAACTTATTAGTATTTCCAAGATTTTGCTATAAATTCTTAGAATAACCAAGCATATGCAGATCTCCCCAAAGTTATTGTCATCTTTTTTTCTCAACAAACtagcagagagagagagagagagagagatttgatCTCCCCAAAGTTAATGTCATCTTTTTTTCCTCAACAAACTAgcaaagaaaagagagagagagagagagagagagagaggaagaagagTCAATGTTGTTTCTGAGAAACCTTCAATTGCAAAAACTGAAGATACATCATGACCTTAGAAACCCATATAAGGTTGAGAATAAGTGATCATGCCAAATAGAAAAACAATGTTATATCAATAGGATCTTTGGGCTATATGGAAAACACAAAACTAACCTTTGTGTTTGGCTTTGAATTGACTCTTGCAATGGCAGATGAGCCTCGTTAATATAGCAGATGGGTCTggtgaaaaggaaaaacaatggAAATATAGAAAATCTAAAGATAAAGACGacagagaaaagaagaaagagaaactaaagaaattttCTTACATGGTGATTACCCTGCATTCAATATGGTCTgcagagaaagaagaagatcaCTTTATTACTATAAAGAAGAGTAATTTGTTTTCTtagattttctcttttaataaggaaaaaaggagattctctggattttttttttgtaggaaaaaaagggaatttgaaattttttccctttttgcttTGGAGTCATTCGACATATTCGTTAACATATTATATCCTCTTCTTTGCCTTTCTCAGACTTGATATCCATTAGGATATGTTTGGATCTcaggaaacaaacaaacaaattagaaaaacgaaaaaaaaaataaaaaaagaaaccaaagaaacTGTCCATTGATTAAAAGAAACATGACAAGTGAAATATAGTAGAGATcgattttgaattgaattaatatCTTGAAAAATCAATGCTTTCTCTGAGTGCCCATGGCCAGTGGATCAGTTTCAGTTTCTTTGATGACCTGAAGTTTGTTCTGAATCGTTACCTGCATGGTTCTTGAATTTGGTATTGATTGCGAGGGTgttaaatttgtaaataaattctGAGTGTTATAACTTCACAGTTATTAATTTCATGCTCCAGAGAGGTTTAAAttcattaagaaaaatgataaatgactTCAGGTATCATTGAGACCTGCTCTGCATGCATGGTTGATTGGAGGGACAgaaacaatattcattttgcTCAGCCAGATATTATTTCCAACGTACTGCTCACGCACTTGGAATATGCATGCATGGCGGTAGCGATGGAAGCAGGGTGGAAGGGTGTACAGCAGCGGCAGTGGTACCGGTGGTTGTGCATGGTGGCGGTGGCGGCACCAGGTGAGGTGAggatggtggtggtggaggtgaaAGGGATGAGAAGGATGGTGCATTTCGGCTAGGGTTAAACTATACATGGGACATTAATAAACTATAAAAGTatctaatattatttatctATACATTCAATATACCAAAATTCCTAGTTTTTACTTCTAccaaagttaattaattaacaaaGTGCTACACCAATATTCCAACATCCAAGTTCCAAATTTCTAAGTATCTAACcaataaaatgaacaaaaaaactatTAGATCAATTTGTATGT
This region of Vitis vinifera cultivar Pinot Noir 40024 chromosome 5, ASM3070453v1 genomic DNA includes:
- the LOC100254880 gene encoding uncharacterized protein LOC100254880, with the protein product MILLQGLMDSLTTWHSNLECFLNGVTPIVPSQSLSQDCVQDLNNRWRLPGQDKIDYFTLADLWDCYDEWSAYGIGIPLKLDGGENIMQYYVPYLSAIHIYTSKSLATPRTPKEDSDTADPESDCWSDDSENDKLSRSLSNNSSKTWDTISDDLTSDPEGSLSMKNHLGYLYLQHNEMSSPYWRIPLMDKIVELSKNYPALMTLKSVDLSPASWMAVAWYPIYHIPLGRNVKDLSTCFLTYHTLSSSFQDVVVDVDDDGDKRKSSFCREGESKGERSSRVSLHPFGLATYKMQGNLWIKPQTSDHEKMVYLHCAADSWLKQLRADHHDYFFFTSHSTM